A stretch of DNA from Acidobacteriota bacterium:
TTCAAATGGCGACGCGCCTTTCCGCACCTCTTTCAACAACGTGGCGGCTTCGACATTCTCATTGGCAACCCGCCTATCCGCCCTTTTCTCGCCAAAGACGAAGCCGAGAAAGACGTCTGGGCGCAAATCGGCACGCTCTTTCCGCAAGTCAAACGGTCAAAAAATACGGCGGCAGCGTTTTTTGATTTGCCGCGCTTGATCGGTGCGGCAGGCGTCATTACCTGCCAAATCGTACCGAGGTCGCTGACGTATTCAGAAGGCTGGGCCGCCACGCGCGCCTTGTTGCGCTTGAATTACCATTTGCTGAGTGCGGCGGATGTGAGCGAAGCCTATCAGGAAGCCCAACTCGAACAGGAAGTCTTGTTCTATCGGCGCGATCCTGACCGCGACGAGTTGGTTGGTGAAGCCGCACCCGAACCGGTGTTGCTGAGTACGGCACTTACTTCTGCCAATGTTGTGGCAGTCCAGACTGACGCGCGCACGGAAATAGAAGAGCGCTACGAGTTAAGCGGCGGCGAGATGGTGCGGCGCGAAATTGCCATACCCGTGGCGGCCGTTGTGTTGAGCGCCCCGGCCCGCGAATTACAAGAACGCTTGGCGCGGTTGCGCACGCTCGGCGAATTCGTCACGGTCAAACGCGGCCAACGCTGGCAACGCCGCACCAAACCCGCCGGACGCGCGTCCGCCGCCGTCCCCGTCATCAAAGGCACGAACCTGCGCCAGTTCCGCATCACCGACGAATTGCCGCGCCAGGAACCGCCGGCTTACATTCAGCGCGTGCTCGAAGAGTTGCGCCAGCCCAAACTGGTTTGTCCGAACACGCTGGCGCATTTGAAAAAGCCGCACGAAATGCTGGTGCTGCTCTGCGCGCTCGACCGCAGCGGCTCAGTCGCGCTCGACACCGTGCAACAGCTTTTTCCGGCGCAGGATTGCCCGTACAGTTTGGAGTTGCTGTGCGGGCTGCTCAACAGTTCGCTGGCGCGCTGGTTTTTCTACTACGTCACTTATCAGCAGGCGGCGCGCGCCGTCGCGTTTGACGCCGCGCAAATTGGCAGCCTGCCGCTGCCGCGCGCCAACCACCGGTTGATTTCGCAAGTCGAAAAACAGGTGCGCAAGCTGCTCAAACTGGAATTGCCGCGCAAGTATTTTCTGCGTGGTCAATTGCCGGAATACGACGCGCTGGATGAGTTGATTTGCGAGCTATACGAATTGAGTGAGGAAGAGCGGCGCGAGGTGTTGCGCTAATAACCTGCCTCCGTATATTCGCCAAATACCGCGCGCATCCGATCCGCAATTTCACCCAGCGTCGCATACGCCTCGACCGCCGCGATGATGCGCGGCAGCATCAGTAGGGACTCAGGTATTTATCTCCGTCGAAGTGAATTAAATGATCGGGCGTCTCAGCTACCCACACTTCTGTCTCCCATGCGATCTCTACCACCCATTTTCTGAACTCTTTTTTGGTCAGGAAAGCGGTTACAAAAACCAATTTGGCAAGGCAACTTTGAGCGGCTTTTTTCAATTCCAGTACTCTGGTTTCACTCATTGGGCCATTGCTATGAACTGCTTCGATCAGATAAAGCCAGTGCAAGTCTCGATTGTAGGCGATGATGTCAGGCAATTCTTCGTGCGACAACCGGAAGAACTTCAGCCGCTCCAGTTCTTGTTTATTGAGATAGAGAATTTTGTTCGTGGTGTCGCCAAGATAAAGGACTTCGCAGCCTTTGCCGAAACGAGGCAGGAACTCTTCGATAATTTGTTTTTGCAATTCATTGTGACTTCCCGGCGACAACTCAAGACTGGTGCCGTCGGGTAAGCCAACCGGAAGCTTAGGGATGTTGCGTTTGCGCGCCAAAGTCTCAGCCAACAAACTTCGATTGACCCGAAAAGCAGCCAGTTCACTTGTCCATTCAGCGTGGCCGAAAGTGCGGATCAATCGCTTGAAGCCGATGTCCAGTGAATAACCGCGCGTGGGGTTATTGGTCGCCGCCTCCGGGTTTAGCCCACTATTTATAACCAAATCCGCCAACACCAAAAGCTTTAGGTCTTTACGTCTGATGTCGTCGTATGAGCCGCTTGAGATATTCTCACCAAAATGCTGGTTGATGAATTCAATGATGTCTCTGCTCTTGAGTGCTCTCCCATTATCAAGTCCTTGTGCCGACTGCCAGGATTCGGTTACAGCCGCGACAGCCAGAAAACTCATTGCCATTTTTTCCAAACGCCGTGGCGTCAAGCCTGCGATTGGTATGCCAACAGCATTCAAAATCGTGACTGCCTGATTCAGCAAATTCCTCGTACTTTCTGGTTTTTTACTGTGCGGGAAATAGTCTTTCATAGGGAAATAAACTCATCTGATCGTTAATGCTTAGTTGAGCATCACTCAGCTCCGTCCTCATCAATGAGGCGCTCGCTGAAAAATAATCTTTAACACTTTGCGCCAGGTGTTGCGCCAGGACAGGCGGCACGGCGTTTCCTATTTGATAGAACTGACGGGCTTCGTTGCCGGTAAATTCAAACCAGTCGGGAAAACTCTGAAGCCTGGCGGCTTCTCGTAATAACAACCGGCGTCTGCGCCCATCCGGCAATTTGATCCGCTGCATATCGCCAGTTGGCGCGGCGATATTCCGGCAAGTCAAGGTGCGCGCAGGCTTGTCAGGGTACAAATCGCGCGGGTTAATACACTTCGAAGCGATCTCATACTTCTTCACATATTGATCCATTGACGGCGTTAGAAACTTAGATTCAGGTGGTGTGGTATACATTAAATCTTCAATGGCTTCTGTTACGGTATACCGCCTCGCCTCACGGCGGGGGAAAGAGAAATTGCCTTTGTGGGCAACGACAAAAAGCCTTTCCCTGTTTTGCGGAACGCCATAATCAACCGCGTTCATTAGCTTGTAATCAATTAGGTAGCCAAGCTGCGCTAGTGCCCGCACAATCTCATCGAAGTACCACTTGTTTGAGTAAAGCAAGCCACGCACATTCTCAAATAAGCAAAGCTCCGGCTTCAGCCGTTTGACGGCTTCCAGAAAAACAGGGAAGCCGTTTCGCCCATCAGCCATTCCGAGTTGATAACCACCAACACTGAAGGGCTGACAGGGCGGCCCTCCGATAATCACCTGTGCCGGCGGATATTCGGTGGTGAGCGTCAATTCAACTTGATGGCAATCCCCCAATAAATTTTCGGCATACGTTCTCGCCGCATCCGGGTCTCGTTCAAAACCAATCGTTTCAAACCCGGCTGACTCAAAACCTAAAGCCAGGCCGCCACATCCGGCAAATAGATCAATCACCGTAAGGTTCAGGTCACGATTGGGTTTGAGCGAATCATTTAACTTGGCAACGTAATCCAACATCACTTTTTCACCTCCTTTCAATGCATACTTACATCGTTTCTCGATACTCCCCAAACACCGCCCGCATCCGATCCGCAATCTCACCCAACGTCGCATACGCCTCGACCGCCGCGATGATGCGCGGCATTAGGTTCGCGCCCGCACGCGCCGCCGCTTCAACTTCGTTCAACGCCGCCAAAGCCCCGTCGGCATTGCGTTCGGCGCGCACCTTACGCAAACGCTCGACCTGCGCGGCTTCAGACGCCGGATCAATCTTGAGCGTCGCAATTGAAGTCTCTTCCTTAATTTGAAAACGATTCACGCCGACGACAACCTCTTGCTGCGCCTCGACGGCTTTTTGGTAATCGTAGGCCGCGCGCTCGATCTCGCGTTGCACGTAACCCGTCTCAATCGCGGCCAGCATGCCGCCCATCTCATCCAGCTTGGCGATGTATGCAGCCGCGCGCGCTTCGATCTCGTTGGTCAGATGCTCGATCACATACGAACCGGCCAGCGGGTCGGCGGTGTCGGCTACGCCCGATTCGTAGGCGATGACCTGTTGCGTGCGCAAGGCGATGCGCGCGGCGTCTTCGGTCGGCAGGCTCAACGCCTCGTCCATCCCGTTTGTGTGAAGCGATTGCGTCCCGCCCAGCACGGCGGCCAGCGCCTGGATGGTCGTGCGGATGACGTTGACTTCGGGCTGTTGCGCAGTCAGCGTCGAACCCGCCGTTTGCGTGTGGAAGCGCAGCATCATGGATTTCGCGTCTTTTGCGCCGAACCGGTCGCGCATCGTCCGCGCCCACAACCGCCGCGCCGCGCGATACTTCGCCACCTCTTCCAGAAAGTTGTTGTGCGCGTTGAAAAAGAAGGCCAGGCGCGGCGCAAAATCGTCTACGGCCAGGCCCGCGTCCAAGGCCGCCTGCACATACGCAATGCCGTCGGCCAGCGTGAAGGCAACCTCTTGCACCGCTGTCGAACCGGCTTCGCGGATGTGGTACCCGCTGATCGAAATCGTGTTCCAGTTCGGCACCTCTTGGGCGCAGTAGGCGAAAATGTCCGTGATGATGCGCAACGAAGCGCGCGGCGGATAGATGTATGTCCCGCGCGCGATGTACTCCTTCAAAATGTCGTTCTGAATCGTGCCGTTGAGCCGAGCGGGCGCGACGCCCTGTTGCTTGCCGACCGCGATATAGAGCGCCAGCAAGATCGCCGCCGTCGCATTGATCGTCATCGAAGTCGAAACGCGGTCGAGCGGGATGCCGTCAAACAGCGTCTCCATATCGGCCAGCGAATCAATCGGCACGCCCACGCGCCCGACTTCGCCCACGGCCAGCGCGTGATCGCTGTCGTAGCCAATTTGCGTCGGCAGATCGAACGCCACCGACAGCCCCGTCGTGCCCTGTTCGAGCAGGTATTTGTAGCGGCGGTTCGACTCTTCCGCCGTAGCAAACCCCGCGTACTGCCGCATCGTCCACAAGCGGCCCCGGTACATCGTCTCGTAAACGCCGCGCGTGAATGGGTACGCGCCGGGCGCGCCGAGGTCAGTGTCGTAATTGACGGGCACGTCGGCGGGTTGCAGGCAGTTGGGCAGTTCGATGTCGGAGGTGGTGGCAAATCTTTCTTTGCGTTCCTGGGCCTTGCGCTCTTTGGCTTTTGTCGTCGGCATAGTGTTTCGTCTCGGAGTAAAGTTGTTGCGGTATTCGGGCGGCGATTCTAAAACAGGCCGCGCAACATTGGTACAGCACAAGCATTCCAGCAAAAGTTGTACTATCATCCGCCAACCATACGAGGAACATCATGATCGGACTGGAATTGCGTAAAACGCCTGAACAACTGCGTGAAGACAAAGCCCGCGCATCAGCCGCATCAGCCGCATTGGCAGCGGATTTGGCCGCGTTGGGTTATCCGGGGTTTGTTTACCTGCGCGCTACGCCCCGGCAACTCAACCCTGCCGAAGTCGTGCTGATGGCGCTGGGCCAGGCGGATTTGGAATGCCGTGTCGTTGAAGCTTTGCCGTGGGTCTTGTTGGCTTACCCCGCATTGGACTGGGATTGGTTGCGTGATGGCGCACTGCGCGACGGCTTGCAAAACCGCTTGGGCTTTATCACAAACATGGCACGGCGGGTGGCAGAGCAGCGCGGCGATAAGGAAATGTCCGCCTTGCTGGCGCGTGAAGAAGCGGCGCTGGAGCGGTCGCGGCTCTTGCGCGAAGACACGCTCTGTCACGCTTCGATCACCAACGCCGAGCGGCGTTTTTTGCTCGAACACCGTCCCGCCACAGCAAAACACTGGCGCTTGTTGACAGATATTGCACCGGAGCATTTGGGTTATGCCGCTATCTGAAATGTCTTGGGCTTGGCGGAAGGGTGATTGTTGCTTCAGGCTATGATGTTCAAACGAAAATCAACCTTGCAGGTAAGCTTCCTTATCCTGCTGCTTATGGCGGGAAGCTTGGCTTTTGCTTTTCAGCCATATCTCAGGAACAGATTTCTGTCGCCTCCGTTTGGCGAGTACACGTTTGACGTAGCTGACAATGAAGGAAACAAGATTGCGCAGGGAAAAATCATCGTCACCGTCTTTGCCCACAATGCAATGCAAGGGCGTTGGCAACTGCATTTCTTCAAGAATAATCATCCGAGTTTCGCTCACCGCTCTAACGAAACATCGGCAAGCGCGTTTGCCGGAGAAGTGCGCGGCAATGAGGTGAAAATACATCTCAACCTCAACATGGCCGATGCTAACGATGTATTGGAAGGCGAGCTTGAAAACAGCGCGATGCGCGGTGAATTCCTCTTTTGTGGTTTTGCAGGTTGCGCCGCGATTGGAAAAT
This window harbors:
- a CDS encoding restriction endonuclease, which translates into the protein MKDYFPHSKKPESTRNLLNQAVTILNAVGIPIAGLTPRRLEKMAMSFLAVAAVTESWQSAQGLDNGRALKSRDIIEFINQHFGENISSGSYDDIRRKDLKLLVLADLVINSGLNPEAATNNPTRGYSLDIGFKRLIRTFGHAEWTSELAAFRVNRSLLAETLARKRNIPKLPVGLPDGTSLELSPGSHNELQKQIIEEFLPRFGKGCEVLYLGDTTNKILYLNKQELERLKFFRLSHEELPDIIAYNRDLHWLYLIEAVHSNGPMSETRVLELKKAAQSCLAKLVFVTAFLTKKEFRKWVVEIAWETEVWVAETPDHLIHFDGDKYLSPY
- a CDS encoding DNA cytosine methyltransferase; the protein is MLDYVAKLNDSLKPNRDLNLTVIDLFAGCGGLALGFESAGFETIGFERDPDAARTYAENLLGDCHQVELTLTTEYPPAQVIIGGPPCQPFSVGGYQLGMADGRNGFPVFLEAVKRLKPELCLFENVRGLLYSNKWYFDEIVRALAQLGYLIDYKLMNAVDYGVPQNRERLFVVAHKGNFSFPRREARRYTVTEAIEDLMYTTPPESKFLTPSMDQYVKKYEIASKCINPRDLYPDKPARTLTCRNIAAPTGDMQRIKLPDGRRRRLLLREAARLQSFPDWFEFTGNEARQFYQIGNAVPPVLAQHLAQSVKDYFSASASLMRTELSDAQLSINDQMSLFPYERLFPAQ
- a CDS encoding methylmalonyl-CoA mutase family protein; the encoded protein is MPTTKAKERKAQERKERFATTSDIELPNCLQPADVPVNYDTDLGAPGAYPFTRGVYETMYRGRLWTMRQYAGFATAEESNRRYKYLLEQGTTGLSVAFDLPTQIGYDSDHALAVGEVGRVGVPIDSLADMETLFDGIPLDRVSTSMTINATAAILLALYIAVGKQQGVAPARLNGTIQNDILKEYIARGTYIYPPRASLRIITDIFAYCAQEVPNWNTISISGYHIREAGSTAVQEVAFTLADGIAYVQAALDAGLAVDDFAPRLAFFFNAHNNFLEEVAKYRAARRLWARTMRDRFGAKDAKSMMLRFHTQTAGSTLTAQQPEVNVIRTTIQALAAVLGGTQSLHTNGMDEALSLPTEDAARIALRTQQVIAYESGVADTADPLAGSYVIEHLTNEIEARAAAYIAKLDEMGGMLAAIETGYVQREIERAAYDYQKAVEAQQEVVVGVNRFQIKEETSIATLKIDPASEAAQVERLRKVRAERNADGALAALNEVEAAARAGANLMPRIIAAVEAYATLGEIADRMRAVFGEYRETM